The DNA segment CTGACTTCAAGTAGAGATAACCCTAGTGAGCTAGCTCTAATGACTCCTGAAGTCAAGAAATGGCCTAATTGCTCGAATATTAGTAAATTCTTGGAAATTTGGTGAAAACCCTTATGTTACCAATCAAGATGAATGGATGTAggggcaaaatggtcattttaaCAATGGCAACCTAGGTGATATGGGTCTAGGTGCTCAATACTATGGTGAAATGTGCTTGTGAAGccctttgttcttgaaatttggtttATGAAAACCAATTTGAAAAGCTCATGGTGAAGGCTAAAATGGTCTTTTCAGCTTGTGGGAATTTTGGGTGTTCACAAGCACACTCTTAGGTGCCATTTAGGGTTTTCTTTACACATGAAATGTTTAAGTTTTGTGGTGTTGGTCGTGGGAATCATGTATGCACATGCTCATGCAAGTAATAGTTATGTagattttgaggttttttttttacgagtttttttttttatcacgtGGCATAATTTGCTTCATCTTGTTGGATCTCAAACTGTCATCCTAGGAAAAGATAAGTATTGGACTTGTTTTCATGTCAACTTTTGATTGACATTGTCCTTGCATAATTTGGAATCATTTGCCCCCAGATTTCTGGACCTCGTAAGTCTCAGCTAGGGTAAAATACTGAGAAGTTATAAAGTGCATTGCATTCAGCTACATACCAGTAGTCCATTCACCAATTTTTAGCTTAAATCGAGTTTGTTTGGTGCCTTTTCACTCATCTAAATTTGCTTGCCAAATAATTTGTGTATTTCTATGAACTAGAAAATGTAGTTTTCTGGCATTACTTTGGGGACATCTAGGTCAagttctagtttttttttttttttttttttcaattccatcACTTTGACATGCTTGTTAGACGTGTCTAGGTGCCACCTTAGAGATTTCACATCAATCCATTTGAGAAAGATagaaggggagagagacagaTAGATCAACCTACCTATTGGCTGACtctttttctgcttcttctaGATGTCCAAGAGGGAAGCTACTTGGGGCGGCAGCCTTGAACCCTCTTCCTTGGCCTAAAAATTGGCTTAAGCCAGAAAATCCttaagagagaataagaaggataaaatgaaaataagtgGCATTTTAGTGATTTTTATATGGTTTAAGTCCTAGGGGGTCATGACATACGTTGGCTCAAGGACTTGCATTGCTGAAAAGTATGTTAACCCTAATATGGATGGCTAGGATTAGCCCCAATCCCAAGTGTCATTATCTAAGATTTTCAGATTGTGATTATAAGTtgtagatttggattcaaatcaatatttatatttgaaagatagatttggatcaaatgttagacaaaggatttggatttaagatccagaTCTTGATCTGAATGAAGATTTTAATCTCATATGGATCTGAAATTGGATTCTGATTGTAGATTTTGGATTCACATTGTAAATTTGGATATAGATTTGATCTGAAATAGTGGGAGGCCCGTTGCTAGGTCCCACTGAGCCAGGTGGGCTTGGTTTGGGTCATGGACCAATCTCAGATAGGCCTGGTCGAACATCAACTGGTTTCCATGAGTTGGGTTCCATTGCCTAAAATCTTGGCTAAGTCTGGTCAAATTGAGACCAACTGCATGGTGGTCTAGGATTGGTTAAACATAGCTTACCATTAGATTGGTTTTAGCTATTGTTAGGTTTCACCTAGGTTGCAAACCTCAAGTAAGCTAAGCTAGGCTCAACTTATGAGAAAGGCTTATCCCAGCTTTGGTCTTTATCAAGTTTTTGCCCTACCTTACCTTGAGCATGCTGAACTGGATCGGATCCAAACTAAGCAGGCTATAGGCTAAGGTGCCAACCTAGCTGGGTATTTTCCTAGGCATGAGTCTTCTTAGGTTATGGACCTTAGTGTCTAGCTCAGCTTAAATCTTACTTAGCTTGAGTACCTCAAGTAAGATCAATGGGCTCTCTCTTATCGTATTCTCTACATACTTGTGAtctttctctcctcttcatAATCTCTCTTTTGTATAAATTTGTTCAACAACCTAGGTTTCAAGTTTATGTCTTCTTGTCCTTAAAagctttttccaaaatttcaaatgtagttgaaagtttgatgtacATAGAGTTAGtatgtcaagtttcttgatcATCAAACATCATTACATTATCTATTGCATTAGTGTAACATGAGTTGTGAAGCTGTTTTACTATTTTCTGGTACTTGGTCAAATTTGTGAGTATATCTATAAGTTGTTGTTTCTGTAGCAACTTTTTAGACAAATAACTTTCtaatttcttattcttttttaagCTTATAAATTCATGCTGATTGATTCTCTATTTTGCAAAGAATCTCTAATATAAGTTTGAAGTCAATCCAAGTAGTTTTGATATGTTTTGAGTAGTGTAAacttatattattaaaattgttTTCTACTTTGTTTTTTGTAGAAAATCTGTTGTTTGCACCAGCTTTATTGCTTTGTGTCTTTttgtagaaaatattttttttttcagatttatcaCTTTAAACTAATTATCCATTGTGCGGAGATTCTCCACCCAAAAATTTCATGCAGTTTGATGTTTATTAACCTAATTTTTAGGATCAACCAAATCAGTTGCAGAGAATAAGTTACCATTTTCTTGGACTTAGACAAATTTCTGTTTTCCACCTAGTTACAGattttttacttgatttttagatttttgatcaattatttctatttttcttcatggAAAAATCTGAAACCAACTTGGTTAATCATGTGAATCATCATTTTAGGATTTCAGAATATGTTTGCTTAATCAATTGCATTCTTGCATTGTTAAATGTACATCATTTAAAATATACTACATTTGGACTTCAGTATATGAGTATAGGGTTTTAATGAGGTTGTGACATAGACACTTCTCATTAAGATTGATTTATTGGATGAAAGCCCTAATTTCAATCTAAATTTCACatcattttgaaatatcatatcattcatGCATCTATATATGTTTTGCTTAGTTCATTAATGTGCTAAACTGTGCGCATTCATGTAGTTTGCTTTCGCAATGCATTCATCCGTTTTAAAAATGTACAtagatttaaattttataataatCAGGTTAAGATCATCAGATATATACACGCGACAATATCCCATGTATATACTTGACTTAAGTTGATTctattaaaaatcatattttcagATGCACATTTTCATATCGGCCTATTTCgtatttgtttttcataaaaatctAGATTCATTCATAATTGAGATGTAATCCTTAGTATCAAACATACCTAAAACCATAGTATTCTCCCACTATCTTAGTTGAGACTTGATATTGAGATCACAACCATGTGTCTAGCCCTAACCTATGAAAACCCGAGTGAATTCAAACCTATACCATAGTTTGGTTAAACACAAACCCTAGTTAGGTTGGATGTGTGTTGGTCATACCTGTCTCGATAGGAACCATGATGTTCACCATGCACCGGCTGCAACAGATCTCTACGGTCATCTATTATCATcatgcttcttctttctttcaatgGCAGTTATGTGGATCATGGAGGAATTGGATCTTGATATGAAggaattggatttaaatattgaatttgaGATAAAATACAAGGTTAAATTTGCATTTGACAAAATCAATAGGATTTGGATAAAAGAAATTGGATTATTGAACCTAGATCTTATGGGAATTGGATTCTAGATTTGGGTTTCATATCAACATTTTTGGCTTTGGATCTCATGTGATTTGGATCAAGATTCCAAACCTTCATCTAAAACCCTAAAATTGAtcattaaatttcattttggattttgatcatGAATTTTTAATTCAGAATCATTTATGAATTAGATCAACTCTTAACTggaatttaaatttaaatcccTTTAGGAGGAACCCAATTCTACAATCCATAGCTGGATCAAGCACTGAATGTTCATATCATCATTAGTCAATGATTTCTGATTTGAACTTTAAATCAAGGTCTTCTTAGGTCCATGTCCGAAGCTTAGATGCCATATTTCAATTATGTGTTGAatctagttttgcatgcatagATATTACATCTAGGAATTAACCCTTGCATGGATCTATGATGATATGGATCATGAATTATGTCACTTAATTCAAGTATCTCTAGTTCATGCTCTCCAATTCCAAATTGTCTCCCCTTTGCATTTAGGTTTGACGACAATCTCCTTAATACTTAATCTAGTCATTGATCTAAGTACTCCTATTAAAGACCAAAGGAACATTCAAATCTCGTACTGATGAGTCGAGTCCCATCTCTCCTGGATTCCTGCAATAAGAATATGGAGGGGAGTaaatgtttaatattttttgttcatcCCATGTGAATGGTCATGATGTGAAAGGTTATGAAATTTTGCATGGTCAATTGAAGTGGCTACCATGATTGGATTCTTCCTCGTTTTGGACTCGACTAAGTGTTAAAAGTCCAAATGTGATTATTGTCTACCCTTAGAGCTGCTTCGGAGTCCTTTTGTTGTTTGtgtattttgtttgtttaagacttagaattgagagtgaatgatcatgttcaaataaaattagatcaaatacaacccttctcaatttagaaGTTGATTGAACCAATGTTTGTCTCTCATGATTTTAATCTCCATTTTAAGCTCCATTGCACTAGAACTCTCTATTTTAGCATGTGTTCATATTTTAAAGCCACCCTTGGCCTATGCAATGTTCTGGTCTTTgtgttgcaatatttttttgttaagcaACAACTTCAAGCTATTTAAAGGCAAGACCAACTTACTAGATGCAGGAATTGTTCATTCCCTTACCATGTACTTGTAGTAAACAACTCTGTATATAGGTAATTACCTAAGGAGAGGGAGAAACCCCAACTTGTATAATCCATGGAGAATTCCTGCCACATACATTAGATTTTATCCAAGTATATCTGCATATCTTGTTATTAAATTACTAATAATCATGAAAACCCTTAGGAAATCCATTGTAGAAGTCCAAACCCATTTCCAtctatatttgtatatatatttaatctTGTTTgatacttgtttgatgaaagcATTCATGGAGTTTCTTGACCGCCACCATCTTTTGCCTTCCAATCACCATGTTTTGGACACATTCCCACTATCACATTATACATCCCTTCCTACGAAGAGACCTAGACATTGTAATCTTCCCCACAAATGTTCCTACCCTAGGATGGTATTCAGAGTGGTTGGAGCAGTTTTGATAGTGTACCCCTTGTATCTTGACTATTGCAGATTGTAGTATCACCCTTACTCATAAGAAGGAGGTGAATGGACAattgaaaagagaaggaaagaaaagaaaccagattctatatggacaaattcaaactcgaaaaggTCCTTTCTGATTTTTGAAGAATGAGGGGCAAGGGGATTGATCGAGAATGATTgcttcttcttattataagtatGAGATTGTAAGATTATGATTTGATTTGCATATATTTGTTCGGTAAAATGAACAATCAATCTTATCCCTTCATCAtaattaaaaatggaaaagtgttcaatttaaacatgaaaacatgaTTGAATTGGTCGTAGTTACTCTTCGAGATggagtggaagaagggaggagattctTGAAATGAGGAATAGAATCCAATTCCTTcaaaagaattgaatgaggagcCCTGAGGTGAAAATATCATGTACGATTCTGTAGAGCGAGTGACTTGTCTGCCAACTTTAACACTGTCACCCtcaaaaaaccaaactctgcTTTATGTAAAGTTGCCAGAGTACAATTAACCTCTAGATTTGAAATCACTGCTTATATACCAGGTATTGGTCATAATTTAGAAGAACATTCATTAGTAttagtaagaggaggaagggttaTGGATTACCCTGTATGAGATATCACATTGTTCAAGGAATCCTAGATGCCATCAGAGCAAAGGATCATCAACAAAGGTGTTCTAGTGCATTGTAGAGTCTTATCCAATACTTGTGTtgtttgatgatgatgccatgtgaatcactagaaacatgtgaagtatatGGCTCACCCAATAACGAAAGTTTCATTAGGGGACTGGAGCAAGCTACCATGAGACAAAAGattttctttctaaagagattcaaaactattatattaatatgtccaaggtccaatattgaaatcatttaGAGGTTTTCCCTGACTTTGTCTGTgtccaaaaaaattcaaaacacatCAACTTTTTCGTCTGAGTCAAATAGTAATGatcaaaacactttttttatACTATTTCGAAAACCCAAGGACTCAATCATATGGATatgtaaaatacaggatttccaatccTAGCAAGAAAAGGAGGGAACTAGATGCTCAATTTCAAGTGTGTAAATGGAATTTCATAGTCGATCTCATGGATACATATAGAATTCTGTGGAAAGCCATGTTCAATGAAAGTCGTATGTATGGCTTGGAGTgagatctttcatatctttTGAGATTTGATCTACAATATGAggtcaaaaagccaaaataagttATTCATTTATTGCATAAAACCGATTCTTGAACATTTTTCACACTCATGCCATGCCaaggtactgcagaagaaaaaatggcaaaatctgatccaatttatcATAATCATTGGCTTGTCAAATTATCTATCAAGCTatgaaaaatattcaataaaagataGAAACAAATCTACTATCTGTTTTACGTCAAACAATACATGGAGTAATTCCTCATATAGTAGTAAAAAGCAAGATGTGTAGGTGGATCGACTCATCAAGTTCCCTTTGAAATAGAatctacacaaggaaaagcacttgccattcgTTGGTTATTAGAGGGATCCCGAAAATGTCTAGGTCCaaatatggctttcaaattaagttctGAATTAGTCGATGCTACCAGGGGGAGTGGCAATGCCATATGTAAAAATGATGGCAGAAGTCCAATagagcttttgcacattttcattaATCCATGAATAGGATCAAACATTATTCCATTCCATGCTATTTCAATGAGATTCGTCTTTCTTATATTCTTAAGCAAGCCCAAAGAGGGCTTAGTTGCTCCATAAttatgtttctattttcttttcatttgtttcgagaAATGGTCACttttgattctttcttttttttattgattatttTCTGATCGAGATGTATGAATCCATGGATCTTTGCGTCTATATAGATATTTATCCTCTTCATGGGGACTTTGTAAATATCTcattccaaaaatagaaaatttgaaacaatGAGGACTTTTTTGAAGATTGGATGTAGTTACAAATTCATGATCTAGCATGtccagaatgaaaacttcattcttGATTCTACGAGAATCTTTATGAAAGCATTTCATTTGCATCTCTTCAATAgaagttttatttttccataatGTATCTAATTTTTGGCCTAATTCTTCTTTTGGTGATCGATTTAACCTCTGATAGAAAATATACACCTTAgttatatttcatctcttccacaagTTTAGTAATGAGCATAACTGCTCTATTGTTCCATTGGAGAGAAGAACCTAAATTTCCAAACAAACAATTGCAATGAAATCGttcaattccttattttactatgttcaactctaTGTATTCCTCTATTCATAGAATACATTGAATGTAGAAAAATGGCTATAACAGAatttctgttatttgtattaacaATTACTCTAGGAGGAATGTTTTTATGTGGTGCTAATGATTTAATAAGTATCTTTGTAGCTCTAGAATATTTCAGTTTATGCTCCTATCTATGATCTGGATGTACCAAGAGAATTGTACGGTCTGATGAGGCTACTACGAAATATTTACTCATAGGTGGGACAAGTTCTTCTATTTTGGTTTATGGTTTCTCTTGGCTATATGGTTCATCCAGAGGAAAGATCGAGAAATGAGAACAATCTTATCAATATACAAATGTACAACTCCTCAAAAGTTTTGCGCTTATATCCTTCAATGTAGGAATCGGGTTCAAGCTTTCCCTAGccccttttcatcaatggacTCCAGACGTATATGAAGGAGTGTAGTTATTTTGACAAATTTCTACCTCTATATCCATCTCTTCTcagagatgtttgaatttttcaaaactccatgGAAATGTAGAAGAGAAATGCTATCCCCACTCATACCAAGACACGAtttttaccaaaagttgatCGTGATCTTTaattcaaataacaattaaagtgaaGTAGGGTcaaaaacaacaaatctctttatgaAAAACAGATCCATTTTGCTAATTTGATATTACGGGTAGTTCCTACAAGGGAACAGACTAATGACATATACAATACTTGAATTCGCAATGTAGATGctacatagttggttctcatccttcagagACTACAAGTGCAATAGAAGCATCTATTGACAAAAGGATCAccctaagatgatcatctcCATTTTGCAAATTTGTTATTACGGGTAGTTCCTACAAGGGAACAGACTAATGACAGATACAATACTTGAATTCACAATGTAGATGctacatagttggttctcatccttcagagACTACGAGTGCAATAGGAGCATCCATTGACAAAAGGATCAccctaagatgatcatctcatggctattgagaacgaatcaaatcagatggttcTTTTTCTCAATCTTTCTAACTTGTGCCTACGAAACTAAGGTaaaaaagattgagaaagtctGTAATTCACAACCACTGATGAAGGATTCCTCGAAAAGTTAAGGATTAGTAATTCTATTTAGAAATCAAATGGACTTGGTCTTGTACATACGCAAGGAaggtaataaaaaaagaaagaagatgagttcttctttcttttaacaCTTAGGGACTGTGCAAGATTGAAGTCTCATGCACAAttttgaatgaaagaaagaagtgAGGAATCCACTTTTCAACTCTAACTCTCCCACTCCAGTCGTTGCTTTTCATTCTggggttatgaacttataatcatggAATCGGCTCCGTCATCAGATTATAAGTTCACTCCATACTAGACTAGACTGGAATAGGGTTATGTACATTTTCATTATGTTATGAGAAGGGGTCATCCAAGTGTATGTAAATAGATGCATATACAGATCCCTACATTGTTGCGTTCCATTAATAATTAGGAAGAGACATAATCAAACCTGCTTTTAACATATCTATCATTATTTGGGtaccatattcacttctttgggctTCTATTGTATTGATTCAAAAAATGGGTCTGATTGTATatctttttgatatatataagggatcctATAGATAATTCAAATCGAAGTAATTTGATGTCTGACTCGGTTCTTTATGACATGGTCGACGGATAAGAATACTCCAACATtccatttttgtcatatatttgtcaAATATTTCATATATCATGCTAGATAcatatcatattcatggaatacaATTCACTTTCAAGTTGCCTTGATGGTGAACATGTGGGACTCAAAATCTCGTGCTAAAGAGAGTGGAGGTTCGAGTCCTGTTGAAGGCATAATATTGAGGATGCTCATTGAATGAGCAGTTCCATAACAAATACCGGATCTAATCGATATTGATATATCGAGTATCTATT comes from the Nymphaea colorata isolate Beijing-Zhang1983 chromosome 14, ASM883128v2, whole genome shotgun sequence genome and includes:
- the LOC126409234 gene encoding LOW QUALITY PROTEIN: NAD(P)H-quinone oxidoreductase subunit 2 A, chloroplastic-like (The sequence of the model RefSeq protein was modified relative to this genomic sequence to represent the inferred CDS: inserted 3 bases in 2 codons; substituted 5 bases at 5 genomic stop codons); this translates as MIXHVQNENFILDSTRIFMKAFHLHLFNRSFIFPXCXLIFGLILLLVIDLTSDRKYTPXLYFISSTSLVMSITALLFHWREEPXNFQTNNCNEIVQFLILLCSTLCIPLFIEYIECRKMAITEFLLFVLTITLGGMFLCGANDLISIFVALEYFSLCSYLXSGCTKRIVRSDEATTKYLLIGGTSSSILVYGFSWLYGSSRGKIEKXEQSYQYTNVQLLKSFALISFNVGIGFKLSLAPFHQWTPDVYEGV